A single Rhizobium etli CFN 42 DNA region contains:
- a CDS encoding conjugal transfer protein TrbE produces MVALKRFRATGPSFADLVPYAGLVDNGVLLLKDGSLIAGWYFAGPDSESATDLERNELSRQINTILSRLGSGWMIQVEAVRIPTFDYPSDDRCHFPDPVTRAIDAERRAHFAREQGHFESKHALVLTYRPLESKKTALSKYIYSDEESRKKTYADTVLFIFKNAVREIEQYFANTLSIRRMETRETVERGGERVARYDELLQFVRFCVTGENHPIRLPDAPMYLDWLATAELEHGLTPKVENRFLGVVAIDGLPAESWPGILNSLDLMPLTYRWSSRFIFLDAEEARQKLERTRKKWQQKVRPFFDQLFQTQSRSVDQDAMTMVAETEDAIAQASSQLVAYGYYTPVIVLFDHDREALQEKAEAIRRLIQAEGFGARIETLNATDAFLGSLPGNWYCNIREPLINTSNLADLVPLNSVWSGNPIAPCPFYPPNSPPLMQVASGSTPFRLNLHVDDVGHTLIFGPTGSGKSTLLALIAAQFRRYERAQIFAFDKGSSLLPLTLAAGGDHYEIGGDHNETERALAFCPLSELSNDADRAWATGWIEMLVTLQGVAITPDHRNAISRQIGLMASAAGRSLSDFVSGVQMREIKDALHHYTVDGPMGQLLDAEQDGLSLGAFQTFEIEQLMNMGERNLVPVLTYLFRRIEKRLDGSPSLIVLDEAWLMLGHPVFRSKIREWLKVLRKANCAVVLATQSISDAERSGIIDVLKESCPTKICLPNGAAREAGTREFYERIGFNERQIEIVSNAIPKREYYVVTLDGRRLFDMALGPVALSFVGASGKEDLKRIRALNSEHGRDWPIHWLQTRGVHDAASLLNFE; encoded by the coding sequence ATGGTTGCTCTCAAACGTTTCCGGGCCACCGGCCCCTCCTTTGCGGATCTCGTTCCCTATGCCGGCCTGGTCGACAATGGCGTGCTCCTGTTGAAAGACGGAAGCCTGATTGCCGGCTGGTATTTTGCCGGGCCGGATTCCGAAAGCGCCACGGACCTCGAGCGCAACGAGCTCTCGCGGCAGATCAATACGATCCTGTCGCGTCTTGGAAGCGGCTGGATGATCCAGGTTGAAGCCGTGCGCATCCCGACATTCGACTATCCGTCGGATGATCGTTGCCACTTTCCCGATCCCGTCACGCGCGCGATCGACGCCGAGCGGCGGGCACACTTCGCGCGCGAGCAGGGGCATTTCGAGAGCAAGCACGCGCTCGTCCTCACCTATCGGCCGCTTGAATCAAAAAAGACGGCGCTCAGCAAATACATCTACTCGGACGAGGAAAGCCGAAAGAAGACCTATGCGGATACGGTGCTGTTCATTTTCAAGAACGCTGTCCGGGAGATCGAGCAGTATTTCGCCAACACCCTTTCAATCCGTCGCATGGAAACCCGGGAAACCGTCGAGAGGGGAGGGGAGCGGGTCGCCCGCTATGACGAGCTGCTACAATTCGTTCGCTTTTGCGTCACAGGCGAGAACCATCCGATCCGGCTGCCGGATGCCCCGATGTATCTCGATTGGCTTGCAACTGCCGAGCTCGAGCATGGCCTGACGCCGAAGGTCGAAAACCGTTTCCTCGGCGTCGTGGCGATCGACGGACTGCCGGCCGAGAGCTGGCCGGGAATTCTCAACAGCCTGGATCTGATGCCGCTCACTTATCGCTGGTCATCGCGCTTCATCTTCCTCGATGCGGAAGAGGCGCGGCAAAAACTCGAACGCACCCGTAAGAAGTGGCAGCAGAAGGTGCGGCCGTTCTTCGATCAGCTCTTCCAGACGCAGAGCCGGTCGGTAGACCAGGACGCGATGACCATGGTGGCCGAGACGGAAGACGCCATCGCCCAAGCCTCCTCGCAGCTGGTGGCCTATGGCTACTATACGCCGGTGATCGTTCTCTTTGATCACGACCGGGAGGCCCTGCAGGAAAAAGCAGAAGCAATCCGCCGGCTGATCCAGGCGGAGGGATTCGGCGCGCGGATCGAGACGCTCAACGCCACCGACGCCTTTCTCGGCAGCCTGCCCGGCAACTGGTACTGCAATATCCGCGAACCGCTGATCAACACGAGCAATCTCGCCGATCTGGTTCCGCTTAACTCTGTCTGGTCAGGCAATCCGATCGCGCCGTGCCCATTCTATCCGCCGAACTCGCCGCCGTTGATGCAGGTGGCGAGTGGGTCGACGCCGTTCCGGCTGAACCTGCATGTCGACGATGTCGGCCACACGCTGATTTTCGGGCCGACCGGTTCGGGGAAGTCGACGCTGCTGGCACTGATTGCCGCACAGTTCCGCCGGTATGAACGGGCCCAGATCTTCGCCTTCGACAAGGGGAGCTCGCTGCTACCGCTGACGCTCGCCGCCGGTGGCGATCACTATGAGATTGGTGGAGATCACAACGAAACGGAGAGGGCACTGGCCTTTTGTCCGCTATCGGAGCTCTCCAATGATGCAGATCGCGCATGGGCCACGGGATGGATCGAAATGCTGGTGACGCTGCAGGGTGTTGCCATCACCCCTGATCATCGCAACGCCATTTCGCGCCAGATTGGGTTGATGGCCAGCGCAGCCGGTCGATCGCTTTCGGACTTCGTCAGCGGCGTGCAGATGCGCGAGATCAAGGACGCGCTCCACCACTACACGGTCGACGGACCGATGGGCCAGCTTCTCGATGCGGAACAGGATGGTCTCTCGCTGGGTGCCTTCCAGACTTTCGAAATCGAGCAACTGATGAACATGGGCGAGCGCAATCTCGTGCCCGTGCTCACCTATCTGTTCCGACGTATCGAGAAGCGTCTCGACGGCTCACCGAGCCTGATCGTCCTGGACGAGGCCTGGTTGATGCTCGGCCATCCGGTATTCCGTAGCAAGATCCGCGAATGGCTTAAAGTGCTACGCAAGGCCAACTGCGCCGTTGTGCTCGCCACGCAGTCGATTTCGGATGCCGAGCGTTCCGGGATCATCGACGTGCTGAAGGAATCCTGCCCAACGAAAATCTGCCTGCCCAACGGCGCAGCCAGGGAGGCGGGGACCCGCGAGTTCTATGAGAGGATCGGGTTCAATGAGCGACAGATCGAGATCGTTTCGAACGCAATCCCCAAGCGCGAATATTACGTGGTCACCCTTGATGGCCGGCGCCTATTCGATATGGCGCTCGGTCCCGTGGCGCTCAGCTTCGTCGGCGCATCGGGCAAGGAAGACTTGAAGCGCATCCGCGCGCTCAATTCCGAACACGGCCGCGACTGGCCGATCCACTGGCTTCAAACGAGAGGAGTTCACGATGCCGCATCGCTGCTCAACTTCGAATAG
- the repA gene encoding plasmid partitioning protein RepA, with amino-acid sequence MRDSNVSVATNPNRKALPSVDETIGEQADLLSSQLQSMSEALFPPSSQKILRKFTSGEAARLMGVSDSTLRKMTLAGEGPQPETTSNGRRLYTLSDINQIRRLLAQSTRGRESIEFVPHRRPGEHLQVLAVTNFKGGSGKTTTSAHLAQYLALQGYRVLAVDLDPQASLSALLGVLPELDVASNQTLYAAIRYDSERRNLSEVIRSTYFDGLDLVPGNLELMEFEHTTPKALSAGAVGETLFFARVAAAIDEVADNYDVVVIDCPPQLGFLTLSGLCAATAMIVTVHPQMLDISSMSQFLLMTRDLLGVVRDAGGDLKYDFIRYLLTRFEPQDAPQTKVAALLRNLFDDHVLTNPMVKSAAVSDAGLTKQTLYEIGRENLTRSTYDRAMEALDAVNSEVETLIKQAWGRA; translated from the coding sequence ATGAGAGATTCTAACGTGAGCGTGGCGACAAACCCGAACCGCAAGGCTTTGCCCAGCGTCGATGAAACCATTGGTGAGCAGGCCGATTTGCTGAGCTCGCAGCTTCAGTCGATGAGCGAAGCACTCTTTCCGCCCTCCTCTCAGAAGATCCTGCGAAAGTTCACCTCCGGCGAAGCCGCCCGGTTGATGGGTGTGTCTGATTCCACGCTAAGAAAGATGACGCTGGCGGGCGAAGGCCCGCAGCCTGAAACGACCAGCAACGGTCGGCGGCTCTATACCTTGTCCGACATCAATCAAATCCGACGACTGCTGGCACAATCGACCCGCGGCCGCGAAAGCATCGAGTTCGTTCCTCATCGCCGTCCCGGCGAGCATCTTCAGGTCCTCGCCGTAACGAATTTCAAAGGCGGGTCAGGCAAGACGACCACCTCTGCTCATCTTGCACAGTACCTCGCGCTGCAGGGTTATCGCGTTCTTGCGGTAGATCTCGATCCCCAAGCGAGCTTGTCCGCCCTGCTCGGCGTTCTCCCTGAACTCGACGTTGCGTCCAACCAGACCCTCTATGCTGCAATCCGATATGATAGCGAGCGCCGCAATCTCTCGGAGGTTATCCGTTCGACATATTTTGACGGCCTCGATCTCGTGCCGGGCAACCTGGAGCTCATGGAGTTCGAGCATACCACACCCAAGGCGCTGAGCGCTGGCGCTGTCGGTGAAACTCTTTTCTTTGCGCGCGTCGCAGCAGCAATCGATGAAGTCGCCGATAATTACGACGTCGTCGTGATCGATTGCCCGCCGCAGCTCGGCTTTCTTACCTTGAGCGGATTATGCGCTGCGACCGCGATGATTGTAACCGTGCACCCGCAGATGCTTGATATCTCGTCGATGAGCCAATTTCTGTTGATGACCCGCGACCTCCTTGGTGTCGTTCGCGATGCCGGCGGCGACCTCAAGTACGATTTCATTCGCTATCTTCTAACGCGATTCGAGCCGCAGGACGCCCCGCAAACGAAAGTAGCTGCCCTCCTCCGTAACCTATTTGACGATCACGTCCTGACGAACCCGATGGTCAAATCCGCAGCCGTATCAGATGCCGGACTCACGAAGCAAACGCTCTATGAGATCGGACGCGAGAACCTGACCCGATCCACCTATGACCGGGCCATGGAAGCGCTCGACGCGGTAAATTCCGAGGTCGAAACCCTTATCAAGCAGGCATGGGGTCGAGCGTGA
- a CDS encoding conjugal transfer protein TrbD, translated as MAESLSGLQRNRIHRALSRPNLLMGADRELVLITGLAAVILIFVVLTVYSALFGVAVWIVIVGLLRMMAKADPLMRQVYVRHISYKHYYKATSSPWRRY; from the coding sequence ATGGCTGAGTCCCTGTCCGGGCTGCAACGCAACCGCATCCACCGTGCGCTGTCGCGGCCGAACCTCCTGATGGGCGCGGACCGGGAACTGGTGCTGATCACCGGCCTTGCCGCAGTCATTCTGATCTTCGTCGTCCTCACGGTCTATTCCGCGCTCTTCGGCGTTGCCGTCTGGATCGTCATCGTCGGGCTTTTGAGGATGATGGCCAAGGCCGATCCGCTGATGCGACAGGTTTATGTCCGCCATATCTCCTACAAGCATTACTACAAGGCGACCTCCTCGCCGTGGCGCCGGTATTGA
- the traI gene encoding acyl-homoserine-lactone synthase, with protein MQVVAFSTPRTIEEAHLLHSHHQLRARVFSARLGWEVDVTAGCESDNFDALRPTYVLAIAGTGQLAGCARLLPALGPTMVTDVFPALLPEGQLNAHAAMIESSRFCIDTSLGEGRGVGSVHEATLTMFAGIIEWCMSNGYTDIVTVTDLRFERILARVGWPLQRLGEPKKIGVTMAVAGILPVNASMFLRLRPSDYRSELSSVSKAA; from the coding sequence ATGCAAGTTGTCGCGTTCTCAACGCCTCGAACGATCGAAGAGGCACATCTCCTCCATAGTCACCACCAGCTTCGCGCACGTGTCTTCTCCGCTCGATTGGGTTGGGAAGTCGACGTTACGGCGGGATGCGAGTCGGATAATTTTGACGCGCTTCGGCCGACCTACGTTCTTGCCATCGCAGGGACTGGCCAACTGGCGGGGTGCGCGAGGCTTCTTCCCGCACTCGGCCCCACTATGGTGACCGACGTTTTCCCGGCGCTGCTCCCCGAGGGCCAACTCAATGCTCATGCCGCGATGATCGAGAGTTCGCGTTTCTGCATTGACACTTCCCTCGGAGAGGGCAGGGGAGTCGGCTCAGTGCATGAAGCGACGCTGACCATGTTCGCAGGCATCATCGAATGGTGCATGTCGAATGGCTACACCGACATCGTCACCGTGACCGATCTCCGCTTCGAGCGGATTCTCGCCCGCGTCGGTTGGCCGCTGCAGCGATTGGGCGAGCCCAAGAAGATCGGCGTGACGATGGCCGTCGCTGGCATCCTGCCCGTGAATGCCAGCATGTTCCTACGTCTGCGACCCTCCGACTATCGATCCGAACTCAGCTCCGTCAGTAAAGCAGCGTAA
- the trbB gene encoding P-type conjugative transfer ATPase TrbB encodes MNQLRSHPRLVRKLQEALGDQLCVALDDSTVVEIMLNPDGKLFIERLGHGVAPAGEMSSAAAEMVIGTVAHALQSEVDTEQPIISGELPIGGHRFEGLLPPVVAKPAFTIRRRALRLIPLDDYVRSAMMTEHQASTIRSAISSRLNIIISGGTGSGKTTLANAVIAEIVKSAPEDRLVILEDTAEIQCAADNAVLLHTSDTVDMARLLKSTMRLRPDRIVVGEVRDGAALTLLKAWNTGHPGGVATIHSNTAMSALRRLEQLTAEASQQPMHEVIGEAVDLIVSIERTPRGRRVRDVIQVERFAGGQYEIESDQLTEEQEARHVA; translated from the coding sequence GTGAACCAGCTTCGCTCCCATCCCCGACTTGTCCGAAAACTTCAGGAGGCTCTCGGCGATCAGCTTTGCGTCGCGTTGGACGACTCAACCGTCGTTGAAATCATGCTCAATCCCGATGGCAAGCTATTCATTGAACGGCTGGGGCATGGCGTGGCGCCAGCCGGCGAAATGTCTTCAGCGGCTGCGGAAATGGTGATCGGAACCGTGGCACATGCACTCCAGTCGGAGGTCGACACCGAGCAGCCGATCATCTCAGGGGAATTGCCGATCGGAGGTCATCGCTTCGAAGGATTGTTGCCTCCGGTCGTCGCCAAACCGGCCTTCACCATCAGGCGGCGTGCCTTGCGCCTGATCCCGCTCGACGATTATGTGCGGTCTGCCATGATGACCGAACACCAGGCTTCGACCATCCGCAGCGCGATTTCGTCGCGGCTCAATATCATCATCTCCGGGGGCACAGGATCAGGCAAGACGACGCTCGCCAACGCCGTTATCGCTGAAATCGTCAAGTCGGCCCCTGAAGACCGTCTGGTCATTCTGGAGGACACCGCCGAGATTCAATGCGCCGCCGACAACGCCGTGCTTCTCCACACCAGCGATACAGTCGACATGGCGCGACTGTTGAAGAGCACCATGCGCCTGCGTCCGGATCGGATCGTGGTCGGCGAGGTCCGCGACGGGGCTGCGCTCACGTTGCTGAAGGCATGGAACACCGGTCATCCAGGAGGCGTGGCAACCATCCATTCCAACACTGCAATGTCGGCGCTTCGCCGCCTTGAGCAACTGACCGCCGAAGCCAGCCAACAGCCGATGCACGAAGTGATCGGTGAAGCGGTCGATCTCATCGTCTCGATTGAACGGACGCCGCGCGGGCGGCGTGTTCGCGACGTCATCCAGGTCGAGCGCTTCGCAGGCGGCCAATACGAGATCGAATCCGACCAGCTTACAGAAGAACAGGAGGCGCGCCATGTCGCGTAG
- the trbK gene encoding entry exclusion protein TrbK, with protein MSRAVVIAVLALVAAFSSAATVLIVNSKESNKPALAEEQRTVREKFFGSNMEPPPIKDGQEMRPRW; from the coding sequence GTGAGCCGCGCCGTTGTCATTGCCGTGCTCGCGCTTGTGGCAGCTTTCTCCTCAGCGGCGACCGTGCTGATCGTCAATTCCAAGGAATCCAACAAGCCTGCGCTCGCCGAAGAACAACGCACCGTCAGGGAGAAGTTCTTCGGCTCGAACATGGAGCCGCCGCCGATCAAGGACGGCCAGGAGATGCGCCCAAGAT
- a CDS encoding TrbC/VirB2 family protein codes for MSRRNAVVAAVLLAAPIVLASVAPALASSGGSLPWEGPLQQIQESITGPVAGAIALAAVAIAGGMLIFGGELNDFARRLMYIVLVAGILLGATNIVGLFGATGASIGTPDEQTTSIGQSETGEGAHG; via the coding sequence ATGTCGCGTAGGAACGCAGTCGTAGCCGCGGTACTCCTCGCGGCACCCATCGTCCTTGCCTCGGTCGCGCCGGCGCTCGCCAGTTCCGGCGGCAGTCTTCCCTGGGAAGGACCGCTGCAGCAGATCCAGGAGTCGATCACCGGTCCGGTCGCGGGTGCCATTGCCCTTGCAGCGGTCGCAATCGCCGGCGGTATGCTGATCTTTGGCGGCGAGCTGAACGATTTCGCGCGGCGGCTCATGTACATCGTGCTCGTCGCCGGCATCCTACTTGGGGCCACCAACATCGTCGGCCTATTCGGCGCGACGGGAGCTTCCATCGGAACTCCAGACGAGCAAACCACCTCAATCGGTCAAAGCGAAACAGGGGAGGGGGCTCATGGCTGA
- the trbJ gene encoding P-type conjugative transfer protein TrbJ: MPHRCSTSNRLFAGLAAVALTIAAANPADAGTATGAATEWTQVLNNGELVALVGKSGEQIQNQLTQISQLAQQIETQLNIYQNLLQNTATLPSHMWGQVESDLNQLRSIVDQGQSISFSMGNADDVLQQRFQSYSSLKTNLPDATSFSSSYQTWSDTNRDTIASTLKAASLTADQFDSEEGTMSSLRSMSETADGQMKALQVGHEIAAQQVAQMQKLRGLVSQQMTMMGTWLQTEQTDKDLAQARREKFFNAEIKSIPEGQKMEPRW; this comes from the coding sequence ATGCCGCATCGCTGCTCAACTTCGAATAGGCTGTTCGCCGGCCTTGCGGCGGTCGCATTGACGATCGCCGCCGCAAATCCCGCAGATGCCGGCACCGCAACTGGTGCCGCCACCGAGTGGACGCAGGTCCTCAACAACGGCGAGCTGGTCGCTTTGGTCGGGAAGTCCGGTGAGCAGATCCAGAACCAGCTCACCCAGATCAGCCAACTCGCCCAACAGATCGAAACGCAGCTGAACATCTATCAAAATCTGCTTCAGAACACGGCAACTCTCCCGTCGCATATGTGGGGGCAGGTCGAAAGCGACCTCAATCAGTTGCGCAGCATCGTCGATCAGGGTCAAAGCATCTCGTTTTCGATGGGCAATGCGGATGACGTGCTGCAGCAGCGCTTCCAAAGCTACTCGAGTCTCAAGACCAATTTGCCGGACGCGACAAGTTTTTCGTCGAGCTACCAAACTTGGTCCGATACGAACCGGGACACGATCGCCAGCACACTGAAGGCGGCGAGTCTGACGGCGGACCAGTTCGATAGCGAGGAAGGCACGATGTCCTCGCTGCGGTCGATGTCCGAGACGGCCGACGGGCAGATGAAGGCTTTGCAGGTCGGCCACGAGATTGCTGCTCAGCAAGTCGCGCAAATGCAGAAGCTTCGCGGTCTCGTCTCCCAACAGATGACAATGATGGGGACTTGGCTTCAGACGGAACAGACCGACAAAGACCTTGCCCAGGCGCGGCGCGAGAAATTCTTCAATGCCGAGATCAAGAGCATTCCCGAAGGTCAGAAGATGGAGCCCCGCTGGTGA